The following is a genomic window from Prunus persica cultivar Lovell chromosome G7, Prunus_persica_NCBIv2, whole genome shotgun sequence.
CAAGTTAGGCTTCAAAATATTTTCGATATACCGATGAGAAccagaaaattaaaactttGTATACATTTTGTAAGGGGAGCAAAAAGATGTACCTGTATGTATGTGCATACTAAAAGGGCACGAGCTTCTCAGGAGAGCACAGTGGTCATCTACACACCATATATGGAACAAAAATATGTACAACTGACAGGATATGTGCAATCGCAAGATGTAGCATGCTACCTGTACACCAACTCACAAGGGAATGAGAACCTGAAGATCATCAAAATTTATGTCCCTTCGACCCTTTGCGGTCCTCCTTCCCAAAGATTCATTTTcaagtttcttctttttctcctgcAACTTTAAAATCCTCTCTTCAATGCTGTTTCGAGCAATCAACCTGACAATCTTCACATCCTCCTTCTGCCCCATACGGTGAACATGATCCATTGCCTGTTCCTCAACTGCAGGGTTCCACCATGGGTCCAACAAATACACTCTACTTGCAGCTGTGAGGTTTATACCCATTCCTGAAGCCCTAAGGCTTGCAAGCAAAATTGTGGGCACATCTTGTCCCGTGACCATAAAGTCTCTGATTACTCGAGCCCTTCTATCTGCAGCCATAGAGCTATCTAAGCGCAAAGTCTTAAAACCAATTGCTTTTAGGTGCTCTTCAAGATATATCAGCATCTTTGGAAATTGGGAAAACACTACTGATTTTGTAAGTGGGTTTTGATCCCTTGATTCAACGAGAAGATTCAACAGAGAAGATCCTTTTGAAGACACGGTTGTTTTAGAGGATACCATGTTGCCACTTTCAGAAGGTGTTTGAGGGGCTGAGTACAGTTCAGACTCTGATACAGGACCCCGACAAAGGGGGCAGCTGCGACGTTTTGTGCGCTCAAAGCTTTTCAGAATACAAGCTTTGCAAAAAATGTGAGCACAACAAGTGATCACAACATCAATTGGTGAATCAATGCAAATCGGACAGTCCAAATCTTCACCATCTTGCAGCACCTCAAGCATTTTTTTCAGCAGCTCTGGGTTCTTGGTTACATCTGCTTAAAATAGACTTCATAAGTACAGAATAAACATACCATACAAAGGAGGGTTTGCAATTAAGTATAAAATCTGTGGAATAACATCAACTGAAAACATATACGAGCCCTATCTGTCACATTAAAATTGACTAATTTGTTTTATAGAGATTGAGAAGCAGCAGCACACAGTACTAGTAAATGTAATAATGAATTGAATATCATTCCCAGACAGCAGAGTAGGGCAGAAACTAGTTGAAGTAATGGAGATGGAAGTGAAACTCAGTAACAAACAACTATGATGCAATGATTAAAACAATCCAAACAGCTTCTATTGCCTACTACTGATTCCATGGATGTATCAAGAATGAATAACAAAATCATTGACAGGGAAACAGTTGGAGAGTATTGCAGGTGGGAATACTGAATTCATTTAAAATGCAAATATATTAAACAGTTAATACAGTATACGAAATAACATAATTCTTCTAACCTTGTTTTATGAAGCACACACACATTTTAGAACATTTTAGATGTTTGATCAAATATCAGTACTCCTTTATATGTTTATGTGTAGACCCCGAGAAGCATAACTCTAGGCAGCATGCTTTTACTAATCTTAATACTCCCACCAACCTAAATTGAAACAATTAAGGGTCATCATTTGTTAACTTGCAATTGTTTTTCAGAATTCTGTAATCTTTTCTTGAACTCAAATGAAGTAGAGAGCATAGTAAGAATGTACAAACAATTTTCCACATGGAATACATCATACACAGCTACCAATTTGGGCCCAGCGATTATATAAGTACTGAACAATATGTGAATTGAAAAAATGCAATTAAAAAGAACAATATGTGAATCCAAGAATCCAAGCATAATGGTACAATGACTTCTTCAAGAATTATCTTTactcatgaaaaaaaaaagtttacaatTGAGAGAACTGTAAGCTAAAATAGTTGAAGAGTTTCATGGCACCCAGATAAGTGTGCATGTGAAGTGAAGTtgcataacaaaacaaaaatgatgcACCAATATGACAGCCTTGCCAATACCTTCAATATGAAGTGATCTGAGACCAGAAGGGCACAAGGCCGAATCAGTACAGATCTGGCGAAGTTGTAAGATTATGCTAAGAACAGTAGAATATTTGCGCATTACACTATCAGCACTAGTGTAATTCTGCACAACActctttgcttcttcttccatcTCATCATACAGTTTACGTTCTTCAGCAGAGAATTCCACGTAACAAATGTCTACAGTTTTAGATGGCAATCCAATCCGTAACTTGTCCTTTGTTCTTCGCAAAGAGATGGTTGCCATTAAAACCTGAGACATCAGTATACACATTAGGCACAACTTGTTCTttgcaagaaagaaagaaaaaaaaaaccatgataAATATTATTCAGTCTCCTTCAATTTTAGGATAACCATTTGATAAAggcttaatttttgtttttccccgAAATTCtgaatcaaatcaaatgtGGCCCTGAACTTGGTCTTTTTTTCTCACTTCACCCACGACTGTCAAGTTTGTCCACCAATCTGTTAAAGGCTAGTTTGGTATTGCtgtgctttaaaaaaaactgtttCTGCTATCCTGTGAGAATAAACAGCTGTGAAATGAAGTAGTGAAGTATTTGGTAATCTATATTTGTAAAAGTGCGGTGAGTATAAAAAGCAGTGTCATAgggtttggtaaactttttttcTGGAAGTGCTGTGACTGGGTATAATGACCATAAAGGGTATGATATTGAAAttgatatttatgttttttttatttaaaaaaaaaagaaattgatatttatgttgttttacAATACATTTACAATTTGTTTATAATCTTAATAGTAATATACACTttatatcaaataaaaaacctgagaaggaaaaaaggcCCCTTtcctccttttcctttttctctcctttttttctctcttgacTATTCTTCTCCATTCTTCTCTCTCATGTGGCATGAGTAAGGTGCACTTATTTGCTAACATGTAATCCACGcggaccaaaaaaataatgaattattgtttttaatatttttggaaattctaaaaacttaaaaaacttACAGACACAAATACACAGCCCAGCCAACCTCCTTCCGCAAACCAGTGCCCTCCCCGCAATCCAACCCCACCCACGTCGACCTCACGCACCCTCATTCCCATCCTCTCTGAACTCTGAACCAAACCAACAGTTCAATCTAAGTCTAAACCCACTTTCGAACCCACAAACAGCAACCAGTCAACACCACTCTCATTCGGATATCATCAGTTAGAGAAGCCAATTCGAAATAAAGGATCGTTTAGTAATTCGAATTCATGTACTACATGCGGTTCAAGTTCTGAAATAGGCAATTTCCTATAATATGGGAAGTCTTAGCACTTATGGAGCATCTAAGATGTTTACATGATCCAGTCCTTTGATAGCAAGTCATGGATCAACCAAGTCATTAATCATCTCTTTCCTATCAGATAAATACTTATTTCAGAGAATAACAATTTGTCCTCCAGATGCTAACCACAAAAGTGACGGAGGGAGGAGGGTGGGCAGTCTAGGGAAGTTTGATTTCATGAGTTATTGAGATACTATAGCTCAGGTGCCCAATAAAACAAGTAACACCGGTTGACGTCAATCTTATAGGTCTTCTtacatgaaaagaagaaaagaaaatagcaGGAGGCACACTTTAAATACACTTCCATCTCAGTTCTTTATCATAAGTGGATAAGTCAACATAAATAAGGTAAGAATCCTTCTGGTGGCAAAAAGGCTAAATCAATCTAGGGCTGTCTGGTGTTGGGTATTTTCTGGGCCATATGGTGGGAAAGAAATCAACAGATTTTTGAAGACGTCAAGGGGGCGGATGTGGAGGAGGTGTGGGAAAAGGCAAAGTATTGGGCAGTGCTATAGGCTTCATTTTCTCCTATTTTGCTTGATTGGAAGGCTGCAGTGTCTTGATTAGGATTGTTTTTCTCATTATTGGAGATCTATGTACTTGTTTTACTGTTTCTTCCTGTTGTTGGTGGATTGCTTGTCCACCTTCTTGTAtggttttttttgaaataaaacttctcttaaaaaaaaaaaaaattataataataacgTAAGAATCATTCTGAAACTTTTAAAGAAACTATTCtgttattttccaattttgtaCGACAACAAGCAATTGCAGTATAATAGAGAAAGAACAATCATAACCATGCAAATCAGCAAACCataaaaggagaaaaatatgGAAACTTTGGTTTGCATCTGCTGCAAACTTTGGTTGCGTGCATAAAAATATGGTTAtagtacataaataaaataaaacaaatagaaagaaaaacaacatgGTATTACCTGCAGCCGTGAGAGCCCCTTTGGGTTGCCATCAGCAAGCGGGCGCTGCACCAAGCTTTGCCAGCAGCTCTTAATTGAAAAAGGGTCAAACCGCAAGAAAGccatcaaagaaaacaaatcaaaagagCCATTCTGGATTGGTGTTCCCGTAACAGCCCACCTTCTCTTAGCCTTCAACTTAGTGACAGCTTCACTTTGTTGAGCATTCTCATTCTTAATCATCTGTGCCTCATCCAAAATCACCCGCCACCACTCAATCAGGTCTACAGGGGATGTTCTGGAAGGATTTTCATTAGACAAAACACCATATGTTGTCAACACTATATCAAACTTCTTAAGCTCCTCAGCATCTTTAGTCCGTAGGCCATAATACTTGCACCAATTCAACCTAGTGTGTTCTTCTAACTGTGTTTGCCAAGTTGAAAGTACAGAAGAAGGGCACACAATTAATGTCGTCCGACTGATATCATGCGAAGACTTATCATTTGCACTCACATATTTGCCTTCCACAATGGTATTCTCagttttatgttgttttcgCAAGCCCGTGCTTTTTTCACTTGGTCTACCTCTCTTGCCCTTCTTACCAACAGAAGAAGACAACCCCTTATCCTCACCCATTTCGTTATCATCTAGCATGCTTACATCAACAATGCCGCTACCATATTTATCAAACGCAATCAAAGAAAGCAAAGTTAAGGTCTTACCCAATCCCATCTCGTCCGCGAAAATCCCACCTCTTAGAGGCTCCGGTCGCTTATGGGTGCTGAAATGGGTCAACGCATTCACAAAAGACCCACCTTTCTCTTCCCAAAAAGGAGGCAGCTCATCAGACCTCTCTCTATGAACCAACCATCCCAACCCTTTTTTTTGGTGCACAAAAAGCTCCGTTTTGATCACTTCTGCTGGGGGTTCCAATGCTTTCAAAACACCATTCTTGTTTGCGTTCTCATCCACCAACTTGAAAATCTCATCCACGCTCTTGCCTGCCCTCTCCGCCTTCTTCTCCTTGACCACCAAATGTAACCCAGATTGCGAAATTGCCGACTTCACAGAGGTAAAATCTTCAAATCTTGCAAAGATGTTAACTTGGCAAGTAATCTTGGGCCCATTGCCCTCAGCTCGCGTATTGAGAACAATGCCCTCCACCGCAATCAAACTCGAGTCAATCAACGGCGCTAGTGCGGTCGCCACGCGGCGTTCAATGTGACCCACTTGAACGGTGGTGGTATTGAAAACTTTGATGGCGTTGGAATCTTGAAAATTAAGGGGTTCGCGGACAAGAACCACCATTTCTTGGCCACTGATGGTGCCTAAATACCATTGAATTCCAACTATGTCGGCGATGACGAAGCCAAGCAAGCGGGTAtcggaagaagaagagagagactgaTAGTCTTCCGAGGAGGGACGAAATTCATCTGGCTCTGTTGGAGGGCCTTGCCAGTTATCGAGGTTCATATAGAGCTTCACGGGATCTTCGTCTTCCATTGCagagagacaaagagagagTGCGATTTCAAGAAGTAGGAAAGAATGGCGGTAGCTTTACACTTTAGAGAGAGACTGAGTTGGCGTTTATGGAAAGGCGTTTGAATGAAATGGAAAGGCGGgtttagagagagagtgacGCTCTTCCTTCGAGTCCGCTATGTCCTGTTTGGTGGTGTATTCGGTTAGGATTTTACAAAGGTGTATTCAATGTAGATattaaaagattttaaagatGTTTAAAAGTTGTATTCAATTCAGATTTTTTAAACTCTATTTAAATTTGGATGTATTCAATCACGACTTTAAAAGACATGATAAAATTTTTGGTGTATTAAAAAACTCATTGATTTTaaaggaaatacaaaaagTAGTAGATTTCGTTTGATAATACACTAATTTTAGGCCatgataaatttttgttttcctttatatattttgataaatatattatttttattctcaagATATGATTTCACCACTTCTACTACCACCATCTTATCATGACTATCATCATTGCCATCACCGTCGGCACCACCACCACAGTTATCGtcgtcaccaccaccaccagcacCACCCCCCAACACCACCAGCACCAGCACCACTCGCCACCACCTCCACTACTAGCGCCACCATAACCCCCACTATCACCATTACAGCTGTCagcaccatcaccatcaccatcaccaccaccacctccaccatcGCCTTCACTATAAACTccattaaaatcaataataacATTCTAACAAACTCAGTGAAAATCTATACACAAATTCAATCAGAAAATATGTGGAgtgtgggagcaaatattttCGTCTCGAATCACAACatgccacgtggaaaagaagaatatctcttagattaattaattgagctaatttatttggccaattaattaatatcgAAAATTgagataatatcttaattatgtaatattatcattatttaataagataataCCACTAAtttagatattatcctaataaggagatattatcatcatcaaattAGGAGATTTGAATCCCAATCAAATCTCTATTCAAATCTCTAATGGACTCAATCTCTGCaatttggggaaaaaataaacttcttCCTAATAAGAGTTTTATTctctacgaaaccctagcctttgaaactcctataaatagatgacttcattcatcattcaaggtacttcaaaaaccctagaaaaatACCCaagctctctccctctctctccttagCCGACGGCAACACTATTGCCACcgccctctccactctcctctctctatattttctccacacggctccggccactcACCCTAGAGGAATCTCCATACCctttttagctattgtttcACCTAGATTCAAtagaactaacttaggcatcggagggcctttggccaacaccccttTTGTGATTTACTTcggtcttttttacaggaatcaaggaagagagagaagaaagttaaaaggaagaaggatctagaagcaaATATTCTCCCGAGAGATAAATGCACAAGCATTTGGTGCTTTCCTTGAGAGcacgagttatactcaacACGTGCTCTTTGGTCAAAGGATTTATttcctcctttttttgttcaatcaaAGCCCTCCGAATAGCCATGGACGAAGGCAAAGACACGAGGAGCAAGATCATCAAGATGGCTCAATCTGCAACGGCTCAAAGCCACTTCTCCCATGATCGCGTGATTGACATGGTGGCACCACCACCTCACGGTGCCAGCGCTACCACGAACCAGCAACAAACCCTTGCTGCCATACCACGACACAACTTGACGATTAGAGCCACGCCGCAACCATAGGGcacaatggctaaaactggaAATCCGGCTAATGGCGCCTTTGCCAAAACAACCATGCAACCGCAGGAACTGGCTGCCACCACCGCCATTTTATGACCCCTTGGAACCGACGATAACCTTTATCATGGCCCTGTGGTCGACGTTGTCCCACCTCACGGCCCCATGGCCGGAACCTCCTTGCAACCGCAAGGCCAAGTGGCTAGATAGAGCTATCACCTTGGCACTGCAGCACACGGTAGAGCTTCCCATCAAGGCAATCCCACCTCCACCCACTTTGGCTCAATCTTGGAACAATTTCAATCATTCCCTCCTTTGCCGCAGCGCTTGACGTACTCTCCCGTGTACACCTCtaacgaaaccctagcccagATGCACTTGGGCTCCACACAATTCTCTCCTCCTAGTCCATGAAGTCAAGTAGACCTCAGTCTTAGAGTCGACCAATTAACACAAATAATGGACAACCAAAAGTAGTTGGTGAGATAGCTCCTCAACCAAATAGACTTAGTCCAAAATCTTGACCTTGGACAATAGGGCAAAGAAAGAGGTCTCAAGCAGGAGCGAGCAGACAAGGAGGAGGACAACAATGTGACCAGTAAGCTAGCATGTCACAAGCATCCGCGAGCCACGTTCCAAGCAGACGAAGTATCTGATCTAGATTGAGTTCAAGGACCAACGCGCGAGAAAGGCTAGGCCCTCAGGGAGGTCAACCTGACAACCCTCATAATGACGTTCATGAGGAAAGGCGCTTCGTTGCCCTTTCCCGAAGAACCAATTCCCGTGGACAAGCCACAGGAAATCCCTCGCAAGTGCAATCCACCAACACGCCACACAAGTAGGACAACAAATAAGGTCAACCCCTGGAGCCAACAAGGAAGTCGATCAATGCCGCCCAAACCGCGAAGGTCACCAGTGTGACCTTGTTGGTAATttttaacaacaatattaaaaccttgcaagtGCACAAATCAAATGATAGTATAGTAAGCAAGCAATGGTCGATCTCACAGAGATTGTGGTCTAAAGAGATATTTATCAATGTCACacaatgaaaactaaaacacaattaaacacgaaaataaaataaagattgaAACCACAAGGACTTCCACACACACACCAACACCAAGgggggttttgatttgattttgtgaataaaacaaaataaggaaaatagaacaaaacataatttaaattagagtttaagagaaatttgtttaaaatcaatcaagaacaaTAGCTAGGACTTACTATCCACCtccaaacaatcaatcaatccataaacaacaatagataatcaatttctagcaaGCATATGATGACGACACTCACAACAAGATCATGGTATTTGACTCGAGTTATATGATTCTCTCTTAAGTGTATGTAAAGTGTATGACATTTACATCAATACGTGTATTCttaattgaaatctactatggcatttactcaaattaacaatcaagaatccattaagatcaaagagaatatgagtgtcacaaaaaccctaaaacatgaCATTTGTTATTAGGAATTCAAGAATCGATTTCTTATAACTAGTTCTTAACCCAATTATTCGTTGCAAACAAGGACACATTCAATATGGCAATTGACCTATGTtctacaacaatttaattccAATACATGCTTTCAAGTTAGctactcaaagaaacaaaatatcaaaattcacATAACATAGAGAAATCGAAATCATCACGCTTGTAGAAACTGAAAATCCATTCAAACttgttttataaaattgaaatcatgtttagggcttcaagatgaagccctaactaacaagaaattagttactcatgttcttggatgaactcaaacataaatacataagaactgaaaattaaaagaaggaaggaaaagaaagaactcgTTGGCAGCTTTCTCCTCTTGCGCGGTTGATCTCCTTAAGACGTGAATGCTTGTTTGGGAGCCTTGGCTAGCTTTTTATATGACTTATATCAGagttctaaaccctaaaattgacTGAAAATTCGTCCAAGAAGTCTTGGTAAATATAGAAtccaaataggaaagtaaagaTCACAATTCCTAACTCCACAGGGAAATACAGCTCAGCCCAATTGTCACACGATTTGGGGATCTTTGGCCTTCTAGAAAAATcagtaaaaatatattttagaaagataaatgtcttatctttccagCCATATATAGCATGTAACTTGGAAAATTTGGGAAGGCTTCCGTTTCTTCACATTCACATAACATGTACGAAACTGTCCTGTCTGCACGTGGGCTAACTTTACTTGTAATACTGTACCAATTGGCTCGGtagaaaattttagaaaaattacagattgaacttcaagatgttagctttcatctccaattGGCTTTGTTCTAAAATTCCTCCGAAAAGTTCATTTTCCCTTAAAAACCTTCTAAGAGCGCagaaaagctgaaaatcagaaatgtaaaataataagccatttttaaatctaattctTCTACAAAACCTAagtaaaaagagtacataaatgaGCATATTTATGGACTTATCCGACTCACAAGCCATGCGCACAAAGGATGTCGAGAAGCTTATGAACAACCCGGCTTCGAGATTTGAAGACCGGAGAAGGTTTTGAAGATGCTCTACGCAGGGAGGTAGACCAAGTAAAATCCACGTCCTTCACCATCGAAATCGAGCAAGCTGCTCCCCCAAAGCGCTTCTCAATGCCTTCTTTCACACACTTCAAAGGGGATTCCAATCTCGAGAGTCATCTGAAGCACTTCAAGAGTGTTATGATTCTCTACAAGGCCGAAGATGCACTAATGTGCaaggtgtttgcaatgaccttgcgaggagcagctcaagactggttccacaccCTGTCATCCGGGTCGATCAGCAGCTTCAAAGAGCTAGCTTACATCTTCACTAAAGGGTACACTTCTTATCGAACGATCAAAAAGAACCATGACCACCTGTTTAACCTGTACAAGAAGTCTGATGAATCCCTCTGAGATTATATTAAGAGATTTAAAACGGAAATGATCAAATCGGGTCCTCTGCTTTCAAGAAAATTCTTTCAGCTGAGCACGACTTATACCGCGAGCTGACTATCGCTCCCAGCTAAACTCTGGCAGAGGTCTTTGTGATTGAAGAATGCTACACACTCTAGGATGACTATTGAATCACCGTGAAAAAGTCTACCAAGCCAGAGGATCAGCAGACCAAGCAGGCAGGTCAGAAAAGTGACAGGTTTAGTAGCAGGAATAAAGACAAATGCAAGTTGCACCTACGAGGAGACGCTACGGCAAGAGAGAACTATACCAAGTTCTCCATTCCCATACATCAAATCTTAGCCCAAGTGAAGGACAAGCTTTGGGTAAAGAGACCACCACCTTTGAATGAAGATCCAAAAAAGAGGGATACCAGAAAATACTGTGCCTTCCATGGGACGCATGGGCACAACACGAATGACTATTTTGCTTGGAGAACGCACCTTGAAGAACTAGTTAGAGAAGGTTATTGCATAGAGTTTATAGCAAAGAAGGCCATCCAGCATATTAGGGACCGTGACGCTGCCAAGGAACCTCACCCGAAGGTGATAAGGATTAACACGATCTTGGCAGACcagcaaggaaaagaagagaaagattaAACAGGCCACTGTTATCTCCCAAGTCTCAACTAGCCTTCCATTGGCAGAAGACGATCCCGTGATCGGTTTCCAAAAAAAGGATGTAATCGGCCTTGATATGCCACACAACGACACCTTCgtcatcagcattcaaatcgCTTAGGCAATGGCCGATCGAATCCATGAAGACGAGGGCAGCGTAGCCAATATCCTACAACTAGCAGTCATTTAGCAAATAGGTTTGGAGAAAACGATCAACAAATCAGCCAGGTCACTAACTGGCTTCAATGGGCACAATAGACTTTGACTTCTACTCTCCAATAGTAATCAGCTCGCAAACTTTATGGTCATTGATGAAGTCTCCCCCTACAATGGCATTCTGGGCAGACCATGGATTGGCAAGATCAACGCAATGACCTCCGCCACACATTAGAAAATTCGCTACCCAATCCCTAGGGGCGGTGTCGGCCCGATCAACAGCGATCAGGCAATAAGGAGAAAATGCTCAACTTAAGGGCTGAAGAAAAGCAAGCAAACACAGTTCCTCCCCATGAATCAAGCAAATCTGAAGGGAGTAGAACAAGCTGAGGAGAACCATCAATCCCCAGATCATCTGTAATAGCCTTCACGTCAACCCAACCATCAAACTTCGCACTCGAGTGAGTTGCCATCATCGAAACCCAGATCAACAAGCTCCTAGTTGCCAGTTTCATTGAAGAGGTCTCTTACATAGAATGGCTTGTGGAGAGTTTACGTCGACTACACCAACCTCAATAAGGCATGCCCTAAAACCAACTTTCAATTGCTAAGAATTTATCAACTTGTAGATTCAACTTCTGGCAATCAACTGctaagcttcatggacgcctactccGGCTATAATCAAATCATGATGCATGAAGACGACAAGGCAAAGACCTCCTTCATCATCGAAAGGGGTACATATTGCTACaaagtcatgccctttgggctaAAGAATGCCGGAGCAACCTACCAAAGGCTagtaaacaaaattttcaagaagCAAATTGGCAAGACTATGGAGGTCTATGTAGACGACATCCTAATCAAAGCTCCCAAATGAGCGGACCAGATCAAGAATctttgtaataacccaaacattaattaatatttaattagtaatttattacgaggaaaagacaattttgcccttggaataatttattaaagaaaagttgactttttgaccgagaaggaatttgacaattccacacacattgttgcgtagagcacgacgaaacgagtccgtagacacaaagtgggctcgaatcggagctcTAACGAAGAAATTTCAGTTAAAATACTCTGAggggcaaaacggtaatttgaaaaatcagaattttaaaaccccattctctctcttctccctcagtcTCTCTTCCCTTTCCCCGCAGCTCCTTCCCGTGCGCCTTTCCCCAGCTGAACCTCCATAACCACCTAGCCACTGCTACACCTCGCCCCGACCCGCCGGACAGGACTCAATCGCACCGATGTCAGCTTTGCTGCCAAGCCCGACCTTCCCTGCCGCTCGACCTTCACGATTTCCGCCGGAAAACGTTCAAAACCCAGccggttttgagaaaatttccATGTTTTCGAGCTCTCTCCTCCGGCAGCCAAATcagtcgagtaaggtatgaatctttacctatttttcatgacttAGCTGCTGGTTGGGTAGGAGTGGAATGATTTTTAGCCTAGATAGATCAAATCATGATCCAAAGTTCCAccagttttgagtttgaaattcCGCCACTTCCGGCCAGATTTTGGGGTaagtccaagaacaaaagtggttccaaatagggtgttttacctaggacaGGAGTTTGGGCCAAcggtttggagattttccgACCGCCAGAAATTTATCAAGCCACCCACCCACTGCCGGCACGTGTGGCGGTGCGTGGGCAGCTTAGTGGAGCTCACTTTCAGTCCTAAATGATCCTCGTGTTGTCACGAGTTCGTAGGAATTTGcagatctcaatttggataccgtttgagcctcgaacggatttttacatattgtgcgattttcgggttcaatactgttgagccgttggatcgtaatctttttcagatatgttactctagacaaTTCCAGAATCgtttaggattcgacggatcgtgaatcggagtcccggatactccgaaatcgcgaaccctagggctagggtttagaaatcgtGCGATTCTGCGATCGTGATCAACTCGACCGTCCGATTGAGATCAAACCCTTGGAACATGTGTCCTAGGTATATTGGAGCTTCTAGAggcttccggatcata
Proteins encoded in this region:
- the LOC18770157 gene encoding putative SWI/SNF-related matrix-associated actin-dependent regulator of chromatin subfamily A member 3-like 1, yielding MEDEDPVKLYMNLDNWQGPPTEPDEFRPSSEDYQSLSSSSDTRLLGFVIADIVGIQWYLGTISGQEMVVLVREPLNFQDSNAIKVFNTTTVQVGHIERRVATALAPLIDSSLIAVEGIVLNTRAEGNGPKITCQVNIFARFEDFTSVKSAISQSGLHLVVKEKKAERAGKSVDEIFKLVDENANKNGVLKALEPPAEVIKTELFVHQKKGLGWLVHRERSDELPPFWEEKGGSFVNALTHFSTHKRPEPLRGGIFADEMGLGKTLTLLSLIAFDKYGSGIVDVSMLDDNEMGEDKGLSSSVGKKGKRGRPSEKSTGLRKQHKTENTIVEGKYVSANDKSSHDISRTTLIVCPSSVLSTWQTQLEEHTRLNWCKYYGLRTKDAEELKKFDIVLTTYGVLSNENPSRTSPVDLIEWWRVILDEAQMIKNENAQQSEAVTKLKAKRRWAVTGTPIQNGSFDLFSLMAFLRFDPFSIKSCWQSLVQRPLADGNPKGLSRLQVLMATISLRRTKDKLRIGLPSKTVDICYVEFSAEERKLYDEMEEEAKSVVQNYTSADSVMRKYSTVLSIILQLRQICTDSALCPSGLRSLHIEDVTKNPELLKKMLEVLQDGEDLDCPICIDSPIDVVITCCAHIFCKACILKSFERTKRRSCPLCRGPVSESELYSAPQTPSESGNMVSSKTTVSSKGSSLLNLLVESRDQNPLTKSVVFSQFPKMLIYLEEHLKAIGFKTLRLDSSMAADRRARVIRDFMVTGQDVPTILLASLRASGMGINLTAASRVYLLDPWWNPAVEEQAMDHVHRMGQKEDVKIVRLIARNSIEERILKLQEKKKKLENESLGRRTAKGRRDINFDDLQVLIPL